A portion of the Streptomyces platensis genome contains these proteins:
- a CDS encoding YbhB/YbcL family Raf kinase inhibitor-like protein, whose translation MSELKRRPLPHDFHPPVAEFTVLSDEVEPGGTLPPEQVFSEGNRSPQLRWEGAPAGTKSYAVTCYDPDAPTGSGFWHWSLFDIPASVTELPAGAGSGDMKGLPEGAVHVRNDYGTREFGGAAPPPGDGPHRYVFTVYAVDQAKLGPDADASPAVVGFNLRFHTLGRAQLIAEYEVPAAG comes from the coding sequence GTGTCCGAGCTGAAGCGGCGGCCGCTCCCGCACGATTTCCATCCGCCGGTGGCCGAGTTCACGGTGCTGAGCGACGAGGTGGAGCCGGGCGGGACGCTGCCGCCGGAGCAGGTCTTCTCGGAGGGGAACCGTTCGCCGCAGCTGCGGTGGGAGGGTGCGCCCGCGGGGACGAAGAGCTACGCCGTCACCTGCTACGACCCGGACGCGCCGACGGGCAGCGGCTTCTGGCACTGGTCGCTGTTCGACATCCCGGCGTCGGTGACGGAGCTGCCGGCCGGTGCCGGGTCCGGCGACATGAAGGGGCTGCCCGAGGGCGCCGTTCATGTTCGTAACGACTACGGGACCCGGGAGTTCGGCGGCGCCGCGCCGCCGCCCGGGGACGGTCCACACCGCTATGTGTTCACCGTCTACGCGGTGGACCAGGCGAAGCTCGGTCCGGACGCGGATGCCTCGCCCGCGGTGGTGGGCTTCAATCTGCGGTTCCACACCCTCGGGCGGGCCCAGCTGATCGCCG